The Amaranthus tricolor cultivar Red isolate AtriRed21 chromosome 6, ASM2621246v1, whole genome shotgun sequence genome has a segment encoding these proteins:
- the LOC130815096 gene encoding cysteine-rich receptor-like protein kinase 44 isoform X2 has product MWRKRHKFPHLPNKSQHNSEFYVFRHSNQVRLLQLHFWQTTRQSRSHGTLQCRSDVTVDSCRSCVQSSVATLPTICPNTKDAFGYFEDCLLYYTNYSAFHVLTDQPQYTLRFDGNVTNMPNFNSTLTKLMYHLKNQASLGDSETKFATGKLNINSNQSLYGLVQCSPDLSMVNCSTCVQRLINNTFSRYFIYVNKKGSLFMAEGGRVVAPSCNIRYELYHFYDNVTYVAQPPTQPPQLPQSSASHTHQDVKSRKSNKAAVIVAPIVGSLVLIIIIIAAIFILLSKRKQGTFSKSFSKEEMEALQSLQFSVGTIKVATDNFADENKLGEGASGTVYKGKLPDGQEIAVKRFERNAILGDAQFKNEILTLAKLHHRNLVRLLGFCLEEEEMLLIYEFVINRSLDNFLFDPMHRASMNWETRYKIINGVARGVLYLHEDSRLRIIHRDLKAANVLLDADFNPKIADFGTAKLFKIDQSQAVTSKVVGTHGYMPPEYLAQGQVSLKSDVFSFGVLVLEIVSGQRISSFRAAETSDNLLTFAWKNWVEGNAWNLVDLVLPSASSAEILRCIHIGLLCVQNNMVDRPTMSSVLLMLSSVSMTLDVPSQPAFFTQNPKLPTTPSQGNATDQSNSSPYSVNGVTITELQPR; this is encoded by the exons ATGTGGAGAAAGCGACACAAATTTCCACACTTACCAAACAAATCTCAACACAACTCTGAATTCTATGTCTTCAGACACTCAAATCAAGTACGGCTATTACAACTTCACTTCTGGCAAACAACCCGACAAAGTCGAAGCCATGGCACTCTGCAG TGCAGGTCCGATGTTACTGTGGATTCGTGCCGGTCATGTGTCCAGTCCTCGGTTGCTACTCTCCCGACGATTTGCCCCAATACAAAAGATGCATTTGGTTACTTTGAAGACTGCCTATTATATTACACTAATTACTCTGCTTTTCATGTTCTTACCGATCAGCCACAATACACGCTTCGTTTTGATGGAAATGTTACCAACATGCCCAACTTTAACAGTACTCTTACTAAATTGATGTACCATTTGAAGAATCAGGCTTCTTTGGGTGATTCTGAAACGAAATTTGCTACAGGAAAGCTTAATATTAATTCCAATCAGAGTTTGTACGGTCTTGTTCAGTGCAGTCCTGACTTGTCTATGGTTAATTGTAGTACGTGTGTTCAAAGGTTGATTAATAATACGTTCTCAAGATATTTTATCTATGTTAATAAAAAAGGGTCATTGTTTATGGCTGAAGGAGGAAGGGTTGTTGCCCCGAGCTGCAATATTCGGTATGAGCTCTATCatttttatgataatgttaCTTATGTAGCTCAACCACCCACACAGCCACCGCAGTTACCACAGTCATCGGCTTCCCACACTCATCAAG ATGTAAAGAGCAGGAAGTCGAATAAAGCCGCTGTTATTGTGGCTCCAATTGTGGGGTCATTGGtacttatcatcatcatcatagcTGCCATATTCATTCTACTAAGCAAGAGAAAACAGGGAACATTTTCAAAATCATTTAGCA AAGAAGAAATGGAAGCTCTTCAGTCCTTGCAATTTAGTGTTGGGACAATTAAGGTAGCCACTGATAACTTTGCTGATGAAAATAAGCTTGGAGAAGGTGCATCCGGAACTGTATACAAG gGGAAGCTGCCTGATGGGCAAGAAATAGCAGTGAAGAGGTTTGAAAGGAATGCTATTCTGGGGGATGCACagttcaaaaatgaaattttgacCCTTGCCAAGCTTCATCATAGAAATCTGGTGAGACTTTTAGGATTCTGcttggaagaagaagaaatgctACTTATATATGAATTCGTGATCAATAGAAGCCTCGACAATTTCCTTTTCG ATCCAATGCACCGCGCATCTATGAACTGGGAAACAcgttataaaattataaatggtgTTGCAAGGGGAGTCCTGTACCTTCACGAAGATTCTAGACTGAGGATTATTCATCGTGATCTCAAAGCTGCTAATGTTCTGCTAGATGCAGATTTTAATCCAAAGATTGCAGATTTCGGTACAGCAAAGTTGTTTAAGATCGATCAATCACAAGCGGTGACTAGCAAAGTCGTTGGCACCCA CGGATATATGCCACCAGAGTATCTGGCTCAAGGTCAAGTTTCGTTGAAATCGGATGTATTTAGCTTCGGTGTGCTTGTTTTGGAGATTGTGAGCGGGCAAAGGATTAGCTCTTTCAGAGCTGCAGAAACTTCAGATAATCTGCTAACTTTT GCATGGAAGAATTGGGTTGAAGGAAATGCTTGGAATCTAGTAGACCTTGTACTACCCTCTGCTTCTAGTGCTGAAATACTGAGATGCATACACATAGGTTTACTGTGTGTTCAGAACAACATGGTAGACAGACCTACCATGTCTTCCGTTTTACTTATGCTCAGTAGCGTCTCTATGACTCTCGATGTGCCTTCGCAACCAGCGTTTTTCACCCAGAATCCTAAACTTCCGACTACCCCTTCACAAGGGAATGCTACTGATCAATCTAATAGCTCACCGTACTCAGTTAATGGGGTTACCATTACAGAGCTCCAACCTCGATGA
- the LOC130815095 gene encoding cysteine-rich receptor-like protein kinase 44 encodes MGLPFSRIPMIHLHLIIITFTFPKLITSQSTFITQWCSDTTYPPNSTYQTNLKKLLNSLSTDTRITYGFYNFSLGHQPDRVNSLALCRGDVPVITCRLCIQNAANLLPQVCPNQKEAFGYSGYCSIFISNRSIYGQIQDNGKWYIKDNSDNIKNGNDFNGTLSSLMSLLQNRAASGNSERKYASGEAKFGGGQSLYGLVQCTPDLSRRNCMQCIDDYLQNILPNCCVQRNYKASGAIFVEPSCFVRYNIEPFFGNVPDLALSPPPPPPPLRLLPRSSNNSSLKSTAVHKSKKDAKLIAICFPIAVSTILVMSIIFIILSWRKRPRKTWMLKFSKDEIKNLQSLQFSLRSIKHATHNFSDDHQLGQGGFGIVYKGVLPDGQEIAVKRLLMNKGQGDVEFKNEILILDKLRHINLVKLLGFCLENKEMILIYEFVANRSLDHFIYDPLKRRSMSWETRYKIIVCIAKGILYLHENSRQKIIHRDLKAGNVLLDADFNPKIADFGMARLFKIDQTQTFASKVVGTLGYISPEYALQSQVSVKLDVYSYGVLILEIISGQKITSFFYQENQENLLSFAWRNWKENTGWNLIDPAILSNDSNPEILRCIHIGLLCVQHKAEDRPIMSTVDTMLSSHSVQLQVPAPPAFFAESNCLSNMASEWSSTTTDHQASIRSGRDSINGVSITELEPRL; translated from the exons ATGGGGTTACCATTTTCTCGTATTCCAATGATACATCTTCATCTCATCATCATAACTTTCACCTTCCCAAAATTAATCACATCTCAATCCACATTCATAACCCAATGGTGCAGCGATACAACATACCCACCAAACAGTACATACCAGACCAACCTCAAAAAACTCCTTAATTCCCTCTCCACAGACACTCGCATCACCTACGGCTTCTACAACTTCTCCCTCGGCCACCAACCCGACAGAGTAAACTCATTAGCCCTCTGTCGAGGCGATGTCCCGGTCATTACATGCCGTCTTTGTATCCAAAACGCAGCTAATTTACTCCCCCAAGTGTGCCCTAATCAAAAAGAAGCATTTGGGTACAGTGGGTATTGTTCTATTTTCATCTCCAACCGTTCTATTTATGGACAAATACAGGATAATGGAAAATGGTATATCAAAGATAATAGTGATAATATCAAAAATGGTAATGATTTTAACGGCACTTTGTCTTCTTTGATGAGTTTGCTACAGAATCGCGCTGCTTCTGGTAATTCTGAGAGGAAATATGCGTCAGGAGAAGCTAAATTTGGGGGAGGGCAGAGTTTGTATGGTCTTGTACAGTGTACTCCTGATTTGTCAAGGAGAAATTGTATGCAGTGTATTGATGATTATTTGCAAAATATTTTGCCCAATTGTTGTGTTCAGAGAAATTATAAGGCTTCTGGAGCGATTTTTGTTGAACCAAGTTGTTTTGTTCGGTATAATATTGAGCCTTTCTTTGGGAATGTGCCTGATTTAGCCTTGTCGCCACCACCACCGCCACCGCCATTGCGACTGCTTCCACGGTCATCGAACAATAGTAGTTTAAAATCTACGGCAg TTCATAAAAGCAAAAAAGATGCTAAACTTATTGCGATATGTTTTCCGATTGCTGTGTCAACAATACTTGTTATGagtatcatcttcatcatcttatCATGGAGGAAGAGACCAAGAAAGACTTGGATGCTGAAATTCAGTA AAGATGAAATTAAGAATCTCCAGTCCTTGCAATTTAGTCTTCGTAGTATCAAACATGCTACACATAATTTCTCCGATGATCATCAGCTCGGACAAGGTGGATTTGGCATTGTTTACAAG GGTGTGCTTCCTGATGGGCAAGAAATTGCAGTGAAAAGGCTTTTGATGAACAAAGGACAAGGAGATGTGGAATTCAAGAATGAAATTCTAATACTAGACAAGCTTCGACATATAAATTTGGTGAAGCTTCTAGGCTTTTGTTTggaaaataaagaaatgattCTTATCTATGAGTTTGTTGCCAACAGAAGCCTTGATCATTTCATATATG ATCCATTGAAGCGTCGGTCTATGAGTTGGGAAACACGTTACAAAATTATTGTATGCATTGCTAAAGGGATCTTATATCTCCATGAAAACTCTCGACAAAAGATCATTCATCGCGATCTTAAAGCAGGGAATGTTCTTCTTGATGCCGATTTTAATCCTAAAATTGCTGATTTTGGTATGGCAAGACTCTTTAAGATTGATCAAACTCAGACATTTGCTAGCAAAGTTGTCGGTACTCT AGGCTATATATCACCGGAATATGCACTACAAAGTCAGGTATCAGTAAAGTTGGATGTTTACAGCTATGGCGTACTTATACTAGAGATTATAAGTGGGCAAAAGATCACTTCATTCTTTTACCAAGAGAATCAAGAAAACCTCCTTAGCTTT GCTTGGAGAAATTGGAAGGAAAATACAGGTTGGAATCTAATAGATCCTGCAATATTATCAAACGATTCAAACCCGGAAATATTAAGATGCATACATATTGGTTTGTTATGTGTCCAACACAAAGCAGAAGACAGGCCGATTATGTCTACAGTAGATACTATGTTGAGTAGCCATTCTGTACAGCTTCAAGTACCAGCACCGCCTGCATTTTTCGCGGAAAGTAATTGTCTATCGAATATGGCTTCGGAGTGGAGTTCTACGACTACTGATCATCAGGCAAGCATCAGATCAGGAAGAGATTCAATAAATGGTGTTTCTATTACAGAGTTGGAGCCTAGATTATGA
- the LOC130815767 gene encoding putative cysteine-rich repeat secretory protein 7, which yields MAVYNTRTIYIICLIVFFLSPVISEDQVTFMHQFCSKGQYDDGSVYQTNLNHLLANLSSEAASKKFYNSTVGEGVREVYGLFLCNGDYTAELCQDCITVAAGQIQQKCPNDVDAIVFYGQCMLRYANRSIFSLENHSLYFNFDYGPMGYKQSGLC from the exons ATGGCTGTTTATAATACAAGAACTATTTATATAATCTGCCTTATAGTATTTTTTCTTAGTCCTGTAATCTCAGAAGACCAAGTTACTTTTATGCACCAGTTCTGTTCAAAGGGGCAGTACGACGATGGAAGTGTATATCAAACCAATCTCAATCATTTATTGGCTAATCTCTCCTCTGAAGCAGCCTCGAAAAAATTCTACAACTCGACTGTGGGCGAGGGTGTTCGTGAAGTGTATGGCCTCTTCCTCTGTAATGGAGACTACACAGCTGAACTTTGCCAAGACTGCATAACTGTAGCAGCAGGGCAAATTCAACAGAAATGTCCAAACGATGTTGACGCCATAGTGTTTTACGGGCAATGTATGCTACGTTATGCAAACCGCTCCATTTTTTCCCTTGAGAATCATTCGTTGTATTTCAATTTCGATTATGGACCGATGGGTTACAAGCA GAGTGGTCTATGTTAG
- the LOC130815766 gene encoding cysteine-rich receptor-like protein kinase 44, with product MTLAQGEIRLRCESSTEAIVWYIECMLRYANYPIFSINNDSIARPLGDRRTKFGEFKQDLRDTFISLLQTATTGNSSSSLASATTTVYLTTDISMSCYVDCTPDLSAPKCKTCLQSALSKLPSPGRSGVLLQPSCRLMYAFNDARPVLPDKRLIIALGVISAIAGASCFIIVYVYLKRRKSITKPKGLDEIETRENLHFEFEAIRAATDNFATANKLGQGGFGVVYMGTLADGQAVAVKRLSKASSQGIKEFKTEACLAAKLQHKNLVRVFGFCLQGNEMLLVYEFVPNKSLDRYLFGPNRGAYLKWEARHKIIVGIARGFLYLHEDSRPKIIHRDLKPSNILLDGEMNPKIADFGMAKLFGVDQTQGNTSRVAGTFGYMAPEYATTGHFSVKSDIFSYGVILLEIVSGQRNSFSDTDDQDENLLHYAWRLWQEKTHLNLVDSAFGNDFSKDEVERCIYIGLLCIQEDPAKRPNIASVLLMLNTKPINFPQPSPPPALPYSKGKQVASQESLGTQAEDDITDLLPR from the exons ATGACACTAGCACAAGGAGAAATTCGACTAAGATGTGAATCTAGCACAGAAGCTATCGTGTGGTATATCGAATGCATGTTACGTTATGCTAACTACCCCATATTCTCTATAAACAATGACTCTATAGCTCGCCCTTTGGGGGATCGAAGAACAAAGTTTGGTGAGTTCAAACAGGATTTGAGAGACACATTTATCAGTCTCCTTCAAACCGCTACTACTGggaattcatcatcatcattagcaTCAGCCACTACAACTGTTTATCTTACAACAGACATATCTATGAGTTGCTATGTGGATTGCACTCCTGATTTAAGTGCCCCAAAATGCAAGACATGCTTACAAAGTGCACTAAGTAAGCTTCCATCACCTGGTAGATCAGGAGTTCTTCTGCAACCAAGTTGCAGATTGATGTATGCTTTCAATGATGCTAGACCTGTTTTACCAG ATAAAAGGTTAATCATAGCCTTGGGTGTCATTTCCGCAATCGCAGGTGCATCATGCTTCATAATTGTTTATGTCTATCTCAAAAGAAGAAAGAGCATCACAAAACCCAAAG GGTTAGATGAGATTGAAACCAGGGAAAATCTGCACTTCGAATTTGAAGCCATCAGAGCTGCCACAGACAACTTTGCCACGGCTAATAAGCTTGGACAGGGTGGATTTGGTGTTGTCTACATG GGAACACTTGCAGATGGGCAAGCAGTGGCTGTTAAGAGGCTCTCAAAGGCTTCGAGTCAAGGTATCAAGGAGTTTAAGACTGAGGCCTGCTTAGCAGCAAAACTTCAACATAAGAATCTTGTCAGAGTTTTCGGGTTTTGCTTGCAAGGGAATGAGATGTTACTTGTCTACGAATTTGTGCCCAATAAAAGCCTTGATCGATATTTATTTG GTCCAAATAGAGGAGCATATTTGAAGTGGGAAGCTCGTCATAAGATCATAGTGGGCATTGCAAGAGGATTTCTTTACCTACACGAAGATTCTCGCCCTAAAATTATTCATCGTGATCTTAAACCCAGCAACATCTTGTTAGATGGAGAAATGAACCCAAAAATTGCAGATTTTGGCATGGCAAAGCTTTTTGGAGTAGATCAAACCCAGGGAAATACCAGCCGAGTGGCGGGAACATt CGGATACATGGCACCGGAATATGCAACAACAGGACACTTTTCAGTCAAGTCGGACATTTTCAGTTATGGTGTAATACTTTTAGAGATTGTGAGCGGTCAGAGGAATAGCTTTTCAGATACAGATGACCAGGATGAGAACCTTCTACACTAT GCATGGAGACTATGGCAAGAGAAAACTCACTTGAACTTGGTAGATTCAGCATTCGGAAATGATTTTTCGAAAGATGAAGTTGAACGATGCATATACATTGGGTTATTGTGCATTCAAGAGGACCCTGCAAAAAGGCCAAACATTGCATCAGTTTTGCTCATGCTTAATACCAAACCTATTAACTTTCCACAACCTTCACCACCTCCAGCTCTACCTTATagtaaaggaaaacaagtagcATCACAAGAAAGTTTGGGTACTCAGGCAGAGGATGACATCACAGACCTGCTTCCTCGATGA
- the LOC130815100 gene encoding cysteine-rich receptor-like protein kinase 34, producing the protein MSPKQCNDCVKAATGKILEVCPNQKEGIVWYQECMVRYANLFIFGLLDIETLAVQYTLANYADPLRLELVRNATMERLTMQAAYNSTRGFATGMGVITSSDTLYGLVQCTPDLLGKPCEVCLKIALAEMSSQVGTGRVTSMIFMPSCVLHYSLGPFFVNSTAPPVTSLPPPAPASVPPQTPPDFRPSIYHIPSPIAGGSGRAILTSLNSFRCCIVPVLILVVFPGDIW; encoded by the exons ATGTCACCAAAGCAATGCAATGACTGTGTGAAAGCTGCAACCGGGAAGATTCTAGAAGTGTGCCCCAATCAGAAAGAGGGAATCGTTTGGTATCAGGAGTGTATGGTGCGATACGCAAACCTATTCATTTTTGGTCTATTAGATATTGAGACTTTGGCTGTGCAATACACCTTAGCCAATTATGCGGATCCTCTTCGTCTGGAGCTAGTGCGAAATGCAACCATGGAAAGGCTAACTATGCAAGCTGCTTATAATAGTACACGAGGTTTTGCTACAGGGATGGGAGTTATAACATCATCTGATACTTTATATGGCCTTGTGCAATGCACTCCCGACTTACTTGGCAAGCCATGTGAGGTCTGCTTAAAAATAGCGCTAGCTGAAATGTCATCTCAAGTTGGGACAGGAAGGGTAACGAGTATGATTTTTATGCCTAGTTGCGTGCTTCATTATAGCCTTGGTCCTTTCTTTGTGAATAGTACTGCACCACCAGTTACTTCTTTACCACCCCCTGCACCGGCCTCAGTTCCTCCTCAAACTCCTCCTGATTTTAGGCCTTCTATATACCACATTCCATCTCCTATCGCAG GTGGATCCGGCCGGGCAATTCTTACATCTCTAAACAGTTTCAGATGTTGTATTGTGCCGGTTTTAATTCTTGTAGTTTTTCCAGGAGACATTTGGTGA
- the LOC130815096 gene encoding cysteine-rich receptor-like protein kinase 44 isoform X1, translated as MNLTKLLSFLAVLLISIIPKTSAQFEFKYKLCGESDTNFHTYQTNLNTTLNSMSSDTQIKYGYYNFTSGKQPDKVEAMALCRSDVTVDSCRSCVQSSVATLPTICPNTKDAFGYFEDCLLYYTNYSAFHVLTDQPQYTLRFDGNVTNMPNFNSTLTKLMYHLKNQASLGDSETKFATGKLNINSNQSLYGLVQCSPDLSMVNCSTCVQRLINNTFSRYFIYVNKKGSLFMAEGGRVVAPSCNIRYELYHFYDNVTYVAQPPTQPPQLPQSSASHTHQDVKSRKSNKAAVIVAPIVGSLVLIIIIIAAIFILLSKRKQGTFSKSFSKEEMEALQSLQFSVGTIKVATDNFADENKLGEGASGTVYKGKLPDGQEIAVKRFERNAILGDAQFKNEILTLAKLHHRNLVRLLGFCLEEEEMLLIYEFVINRSLDNFLFDPMHRASMNWETRYKIINGVARGVLYLHEDSRLRIIHRDLKAANVLLDADFNPKIADFGTAKLFKIDQSQAVTSKVVGTHGYMPPEYLAQGQVSLKSDVFSFGVLVLEIVSGQRISSFRAAETSDNLLTFAWKNWVEGNAWNLVDLVLPSASSAEILRCIHIGLLCVQNNMVDRPTMSSVLLMLSSVSMTLDVPSQPAFFTQNPKLPTTPSQGNATDQSNSSPYSVNGVTITELQPR; from the exons atgaaCTTAACCAAATTACTCTCCTTTTTAGCTGTTCTTCTCATTTCCATTATCCCAAAAACATCAGCCCAATTCGAATTCAAGTACAAATTATGTGGAGAAAGCGACACAAATTTCCACACTTACCAAACAAATCTCAACACAACTCTGAATTCTATGTCTTCAGACACTCAAATCAAGTACGGCTATTACAACTTCACTTCTGGCAAACAACCCGACAAAGTCGAAGCCATGGCACTCTGCAG GTCCGATGTTACTGTGGATTCGTGCCGGTCATGTGTCCAGTCCTCGGTTGCTACTCTCCCGACGATTTGCCCCAATACAAAAGATGCATTTGGTTACTTTGAAGACTGCCTATTATATTACACTAATTACTCTGCTTTTCATGTTCTTACCGATCAGCCACAATACACGCTTCGTTTTGATGGAAATGTTACCAACATGCCCAACTTTAACAGTACTCTTACTAAATTGATGTACCATTTGAAGAATCAGGCTTCTTTGGGTGATTCTGAAACGAAATTTGCTACAGGAAAGCTTAATATTAATTCCAATCAGAGTTTGTACGGTCTTGTTCAGTGCAGTCCTGACTTGTCTATGGTTAATTGTAGTACGTGTGTTCAAAGGTTGATTAATAATACGTTCTCAAGATATTTTATCTATGTTAATAAAAAAGGGTCATTGTTTATGGCTGAAGGAGGAAGGGTTGTTGCCCCGAGCTGCAATATTCGGTATGAGCTCTATCatttttatgataatgttaCTTATGTAGCTCAACCACCCACACAGCCACCGCAGTTACCACAGTCATCGGCTTCCCACACTCATCAAG ATGTAAAGAGCAGGAAGTCGAATAAAGCCGCTGTTATTGTGGCTCCAATTGTGGGGTCATTGGtacttatcatcatcatcatagcTGCCATATTCATTCTACTAAGCAAGAGAAAACAGGGAACATTTTCAAAATCATTTAGCA AAGAAGAAATGGAAGCTCTTCAGTCCTTGCAATTTAGTGTTGGGACAATTAAGGTAGCCACTGATAACTTTGCTGATGAAAATAAGCTTGGAGAAGGTGCATCCGGAACTGTATACAAG gGGAAGCTGCCTGATGGGCAAGAAATAGCAGTGAAGAGGTTTGAAAGGAATGCTATTCTGGGGGATGCACagttcaaaaatgaaattttgacCCTTGCCAAGCTTCATCATAGAAATCTGGTGAGACTTTTAGGATTCTGcttggaagaagaagaaatgctACTTATATATGAATTCGTGATCAATAGAAGCCTCGACAATTTCCTTTTCG ATCCAATGCACCGCGCATCTATGAACTGGGAAACAcgttataaaattataaatggtgTTGCAAGGGGAGTCCTGTACCTTCACGAAGATTCTAGACTGAGGATTATTCATCGTGATCTCAAAGCTGCTAATGTTCTGCTAGATGCAGATTTTAATCCAAAGATTGCAGATTTCGGTACAGCAAAGTTGTTTAAGATCGATCAATCACAAGCGGTGACTAGCAAAGTCGTTGGCACCCA CGGATATATGCCACCAGAGTATCTGGCTCAAGGTCAAGTTTCGTTGAAATCGGATGTATTTAGCTTCGGTGTGCTTGTTTTGGAGATTGTGAGCGGGCAAAGGATTAGCTCTTTCAGAGCTGCAGAAACTTCAGATAATCTGCTAACTTTT GCATGGAAGAATTGGGTTGAAGGAAATGCTTGGAATCTAGTAGACCTTGTACTACCCTCTGCTTCTAGTGCTGAAATACTGAGATGCATACACATAGGTTTACTGTGTGTTCAGAACAACATGGTAGACAGACCTACCATGTCTTCCGTTTTACTTATGCTCAGTAGCGTCTCTATGACTCTCGATGTGCCTTCGCAACCAGCGTTTTTCACCCAGAATCCTAAACTTCCGACTACCCCTTCACAAGGGAATGCTACTGATCAATCTAATAGCTCACCGTACTCAGTTAATGGGGTTACCATTACAGAGCTCCAACCTCGATGA